The following is a genomic window from Solanum lycopersicum chromosome 6, SLM_r2.1.
GATTGagtttcaatattattatttttttaattaagagcGTATTTGATAcgaaaggaaaatatttttaaaatttttctatatttaattaattggttAAAGACATGTTTTAATTGAATTATAGAGAGATAGAACATTCTACATCACTCTAGCGAAAGCTAAGATATTTTTGTGCCCTTCCAAAAATTCCTGAACCTTCTGGAAAATTCAGTTGAGTTTCTTTCTCAACCGCATAAATACCAGAAAGCTTCACAGCTTCTCTCATTGCATATACAACAAAAACTTCAGACTTCATTAGCGATCAATATATATCTCAACAAAGCGATCAAAGTTAACAATGGAGTATCCATTATACGGAAGCTATTGGCCCCAGTCAGCTCGCCCTGGCTATTCCTCAAACATGAGAGGAATTCCAGTGCAATCGATTCACCAGAAACCTGCCGGAATCAAGCAGGCCTCCAAGGTTGTTCAGATTCCGGTCCATTTCGTTAGTTCGGATCCCGAGCGGTCCGTTTTGGCCTCGGCGACAAAGAAACCTGAGCCGGATAGGTCCGGTTCAGCGTTGAAGATCCAGAAGGTATTCAGAGGCTTTTTGGTGAGAAAAAGCGtgaagaaaatcaagttgatacgAAAAGAGGTGGAAGATGTTGAGCGGAAGCTTTTGTGTAGAGAAACGGCGGAGTTGATTTGTAGAGATGAAAGGGAAAGGTTGCGGGTGAATGAGACGCTGATGTCTCTGCTTTTCAAGTTGGACTCCATTCGTGGAGTTGATTCCGGTGTTAGGGAGTGCAGAAAGGCTGTGATTAGAAAGGCCATCTATTTGCAAGAGAAAGTCGACTGCATTGTTGCTGCTGCAAATCAAATTGCAGCTGAAGAGGAGAATCAATCCGATGAACTCTCTGAACCAGTCAATCAGACCGGAGACATCCCCAATTCAACAGGAAAACAGGATGAAGATGGAAAATTGACAAATCAGAATGAACTTTGTCATCTGTCAGAGCAGAGTGTGGATGTAGAAACTCAAGCAGCATCAAATGATGAGAAAACACCCATAGAGGGTGAACACGATGTAGCACCGCTGAATGAGAAGCGTGGAGGATTGCAGGAGGTGAAGCAGGAAACGGACTGTCCAATGCTCGAATGTGTGGAGGAAAGTGTGGAGAGAGGTGAAGTTGGGGATTTGATCGAAGTAGTTGAGGATGTGAATGAGAATGAGAATGAGAATGAAACAAGGTCACACAAGTTTGAAGGGGGAGAAGAGAGTAGAAGAAACCGAGAGTTGTTGGAGAAAATGGTGGAGAAGAATGAGAATATGATGAGAATGATGACTGAACTGTGCCACAAAAATGAACTACAAACACGAATGCTGAATTCGCTGGCACAGAGAGTGGATCAATTAGAGAAAACTTTCTTATGTGATAGGTTgaagacaaagaagaagaagaggcaCACTGCTTGATTCTTTCTGTAGCAAAAATGTCatagtagattttttttttttggtgtttctGGGCCTGTTTCTTGTGGCTTTTATATTTCACCCTGTGATATTGGAATGTACTGATTGGTAAACAAAGATTTTGGAAAGTGAATTATAAAGAAATTTCCATATATTGTTAAGACTTTCTTCTCTTTCGCAAACTCTTTTCAATATGTAGTAGTAAAAGATTCATAATGATGGCTTGTAAAGCAAACACAAGACTCATAATATGTTAACATTGCATGGTGTAGATGTTACTTCAGCTACAAGTAGCCTTGAATAATATGATTGGTGCATAGATAGACAGCTACTGGTCTTTGTATCTCTTTTCTACTTCTTCAATGCTCTGTATCTCCTTGTAGTACTTGCAAACACGATAGATACACCTTTACACACATAAAAGAGCACATTGTTAATGCATTAAATTATAAAAGAGAGACATTTCGAAAGTAAAATTACATATAAGGGACACAATGATTCTGTTGATGTACCAGTAGAGAAGGCATGCCGCTAAACATAGGATCACATTTCTTTGAGCCTTGTAGATCTGCGTAACATGAGAGGAGacacaaacagaagcgaaaagGAAGTCATAAGCTAGATACATAACATCAATGTGCTTCTATGTCTGTGCAAGAACAAAGGGAAAAAAAACAGAGAACAAGTGGAATCGATGCATCACACAGCACATTTCCCCAATTATCCGGAAAATGCAAGGGTATATAGCTCAGGAATTCAGTATTCAGCATTTACcaactttaatattttgtactctACAACTAGACTGACGTTTGCAGATCAAGGCGATTCTACATATCACAGGATATGAACTTAATCTGGGGACTGTCCCTTCAGGGACATCCGGTAAAAACTTAATATTAGGACCATTTCTTATTTACAGTACGTTTAACATATCACACAAATTTGATCCATGGACACAAAAGAAGAGGGTTGATCCACTTGTCCAATAGCAGCCATTAATTGATCTCAGTCTCACCATAATGCCACCACTGAGGTACTTGAATAAAAACAAGAGGTCCTGCAACTGAAATGCTCTATTTTCCCCACTTTAATAATGTTAAAGAAGTAAACATGTTTGTGCAGTAGTCTTCATCGAACATGCTAGATGATGCGTTAGAACAAAATACAGAAGACTTGCAAAATGGTGCAGTCGCTTTAGAACAGTAGCCAGCCACACCTTTCTGAAAACACAGAACTAGACTAGTAACAGTTGTTCCTTCAGCTGCTTCATTTCTGAAGTGGTACCGAAATTTCAACCAAACAATCAAGAAATTGAGTTGAAGGTTTCCTTCAGCTTGATGCATTGGTATTAGGctatataaattgatgaaaaactAAGCACTTCCCCTAAATGAAAATAAGTTATGATCACTACCTTCATTCCTTGATTTGTTAGGAACTTATCttactttctgtttattttACCTATTTGTGGTTCCCTTAAACTACGGAAAACTTCCCTTTCCTAATAGACCTGATATCTTATATATGTCCGACTATCACCAGTTCATCACTAGATAAGTTCATGGCCAGACTACAAAAAAACACTTCTGGTTTTGCCCTTTTTCTAGCACCAGCATCGAACTTGCCTctaagtgaaaaatatatacaactGCATTACCCTTAGTGCATCACCAACTAGAACACAAAAAATAAGACTTATTCTAACGAATGACTATTGCTAAACTCACACAGCCAAGAAGTAGTAATATATACTTAAAGTCGAACTTCTTAAACTGCAAATGATTTACTTGAAAATCCAAAATCTTTTCTAATTCTAACGAATGACAATCAAATATCACGCATATGCAACCTAAGTATCATGCTTTATTAGCCATTTTGCACACAGGTGTATAACAATTTAGTTATATCTCAATCCTAAACTTGCAGTCTTCAGTAAATCAAACACCTAAACAACTCAAACTGAACTCCACATCTAGGTACAAGCAACACAGGGTTATCAAGCAAATCTTGTCTCCATGAAAATTGTAGAAACTAATTGGTTATCAATCACAGAATTCAGTTGAAATGGCACTGTAGGACCAATTTTCCTTTTCAACACAATTTAAACTCACTCAgtaaaaattactataaataaaatcGTTCCCGAAAAAGGGGGAAAAGAAAAATTTACCGATTTCTCATAGCGGTCCCTCTCGGAAGCTGTGCAAATCTCACCCGTACACATCAATCGATGCTCATTTTTCCAATAAATATctaagagaagaagaacaaaaacaaaaattaagtcTCAATATCACATAATTATAAGAAATAAGGAAGTAGCAAACAGAAATGAAGTACCGAGGAGCTGAAAAACAGAGAAAGGGACGACG
Proteins encoded in this region:
- the LOC101243717 gene encoding uncharacterized protein LOC101243717, with product MALQWMILTYVVAAEAAIAILLTLPSPKPLKSRFVSLISLALQPSLFVVPFSVFQLLDIYWKNEHRLMCTGEICTASERDRYEKSIYKAQRNVILCLAACLLYWCIYRVCKYYKEIQSIEEVEKRYKDQ
- the LOC104648101 gene encoding uncharacterized protein — protein: MEYPLYGSYWPQSARPGYSSNMRGIPVQSIHQKPAGIKQASKVVQIPVHFVSSDPERSVLASATKKPEPDRSGSALKIQKVFRGFLVRKSVKKIKLIRKEVEDVERKLLCRETAELICRDERERLRVNETLMSLLFKLDSIRGVDSGVRECRKAVIRKAIYLQEKVDCIVAAANQIAAEEENQSDELSEPVNQTGDIPNSTGKQDEDGKLTNQNELCHLSEQSVDVETQAASNDEKTPIEGEHDVAPLNEKRGGLQEVKQETDCPMLECVEESVERGEVGDLIEVVEDVNENENENETRSHKFEGGEESRRNRELLEKMVEKNENMMRMMTELCHKNELQTRMLNSLAQRVDQLEKTFLCDRLKTKKKKRHTA